Below is a genomic region from Pleuronectes platessa chromosome 2, fPlePla1.1, whole genome shotgun sequence.
AAACCAAATtgaatgaacacaaagttttctaactttactctgaaccatagactgtttgtAAACAGCACACAATATGTCAGgtacacaaaaaatacaaagtgacagtatattgtagaacagTTTGAGCAGCTAATGACAagtaataattctgaagtagctccagaacAGGACAAGAAAACTGAACATTTCAAGCAGGCTGGTTTAGAGCGGATGTAAAAATGGGATTAGAAAGGGTCAGAATTAGGGTGATAATTACTGACTGAGTTTGTAATCCCAACAGAttaatttcttcattttttttttatgcttacGTATGAATACAATTATACTGATGTGACATTCACCTCATAGTATCGGATCAAGCTACAGGTAAATCTCTGATAAATGACGACAGGCATGATTTGCCTTAGAAGGTTATTTAGGTTAAAGACCCTCGTGAAAACCAGTTCGCCTGACTGCGTTTGAGCTGTTGATCTAATAACTGCTGCCGGACACAGGCAGAGGGACAAGAGGCAGAGAAACAGGCCTTTGTTCTATTGAGGTGTGACCTCATAGTTCGGCCTGAGCGCTTTATTTCCCAGACAAAGACATTAAAATAGTGTAGGTGCCAATGAGGTCGTTGTAAAGCCTCTTTCAGAAAGTGGAAGCCTCTTACCTggtattacataaaaaaaaaaaactcgaaATTAAATCCACCCTGGTGTGGGATCGTCTCTGTCTCTGGCACGTTCACATCGGGAATGTGTTGATCTGAGCTCTTTCTGTGACATCAACATGCACGTTATATGTGAGTCACACTCCCCGCCCTGGCCCTGGTGCAGGAACAGATGGCAGCCCCAGTTTACACTGCGTTTGAGGCCAGGACCGCTCACTGTCTGAAGTAATGAACCGAGCTGGGGCGGCCGATGGAGTCTTGTCCAGTCACAGGAACCTGTGGCTGGGAGGTGGTGGTTAGTCCGTGGGAGGAACAAGAGATGCTCTACAGGGTGTGATGGGGGATATCCCGACTTCCGGTGTCCCTCAGGTGGGTGGAGGCCAAagatgaacacacagacacgctcaACATATGTTCTGCTGTTTTCAGCCAAATGTAACTGTGATGACTTCCTGATGCAATAATTGTGTTAAAGTCACGTCATTACCTTTTTTCCATACTGTATATTCTTGAACTCACTTGGCCTGTACTTCAGGGTCCATGTATGAGAATAGCACACAACGTCACTTCTTCTCAACAACACCCACAAGCTGTAATGGGTTTTTTAACACCCATTAGCCTTTTCAGCAGCAAATTGCCTCCACAAATAGATACTGATGTAAAGAAATCAGTCACATGCTTTAGACAGTATGAGTGACGGCTCTTTTATTCCAAACCACACAGGCCATGCTGGTGTTTTGGTGATGTAACTCAATCACTGGGACACACAATGATGCACCAGTTTACATGCAGCCAGTCCCCAGAGCAAACGTCACTGCGGAGCATCATCTCTCCTCCTAATATGGAGCCTTCTTGTGTAACTAAATGCAGGATGACAGCCTCAAATACAGGCTCAGTGCTGCGGGGCTGCTTGGACGAGCATCCCGACCACACAGTGGCGTGACAGCCATGACTGTTTGGTGAAGAACATCCACACAAACGAGCACCATGGCAGCCCTGCAGgaccgggtgggggggggggggctggaagaaatgttcagatgatttaatttcaAGAGCAGAGGATACTGAGGCCTGTTGTTGCTGCATcgctgtggttgtgttgtggtcTGTGGTTCACTCTCTCACACCCCCCTTTCTCCACTGGTAGGTCGCTATAATAGAATAAATCATCTTCTGTGAATCCGGTAATTACAAGCAACTGTACAGACAGGAGGGGCCAAGTGAGGGTTTCCAGGTTACGAATGCCCCCCCGGAGagcaaagaacaaaataaaacataattcctATGTGGGGGTgaagtatttttacattgtgtacttttacttcagcAAATGATCTGAGTAATTTTTCCACCAGCAATGAGAAGATGGTGTTAGACACCTCATAACTCCCATAACCtatatcatatttaatatcATTACAAAAAAGCTGATGATACTATGACTTATACAACTGACTctggagaaaagggaaaaaactaaattaagttGCAAGTTGTTTATTGACTTATTTAGTCTCTTCTAATTTTTCACTACATTTCataagaaattattattattattattatattattattgttattattatttttattattattattatcagtggCCATCAATCATCCAACCCTAGAAACAAATATCATATAGTTTGTTGTGTACATGGGATATGTAGAGTCTTAGATTTGAACAATGGCGCCATCGTGTGTTACATAAATGCTACATATGATTTTCTCGAATTTACACTCGAAATTGTCAGCGTTCTTGGAGTGAGAGATAAGAATGTTTCTGCTCTCCTCACAAAACGTGTCCCTCACccgtatcattttttttttccaggttgTTTTTTCACttgaacatttaaatttgtgtgtttgattcacaTGATTGAAAATATGGGCAAATATACTTCTATGTTCACATAACTTACTGATGTAATTGGAATTAATTTATGtagttattaatattaaatttaGAACAATTTCCTTTTGTTGTGGGAAAACTTTTCAGATGATTTACTTAAGTTTAAGTTCCACAGTGCAGAACTGTCTCATTACAAATAAAAGTCATGTATTGAATGTTTTgctgaagtaaaagtacattatttagtatttttataattattaataatattgacTTTTCCTCACAACAAGTGAAAAAATATGCTTAGTCAGATTATTTTCAAGCTTTTCAGgcagaaatgttgtttttattaaaagcattttaaagacatttcgacaaaaaaaaacaaagacaaaaaccacaacaacaacatttacaATAGAACAACTGTTTAAAAATTATTAGTTACAGATGAACCTATGGCTGTCTTCCATAATCACATCAAAGTTTAAATCGcatctatatttaaaaaaacgtaggGTGCCTGCTGCACAGTGACTTATAGAACTCATAGAAAACTCTATGAGCCAAGTGTCAAGAGACACAAGGGTGTCTTTCATTGTTTCATACCTAATGTAGGACTCTCTCAGTAATGACCacttaataatgataattgaGATCATGAGTTAATTATCTTTTTGCAGATGTGTGTGAGGATCATAAGAAGACCGAAATAAAGTGATCTCTGCTTTGCACTTCTgcctgtcctgggagagggatccctcacttgtgactctctctgaggtttcacaATTTTtcctcacacagtcacaccttCTTGTGCCCCATGAGGCAAATTgtggtttgtgaatatgggctttataaatcaaattggattgattgattgaactcATTCAGAATGTCATTGACATCCAAAACAGATTGAAATCATCTCACAGAAAATGAACGTCTTTCCACTACAGACCATTTACAACATATATAAGCTGCCGGATGAATCTCAGACTGTGGCTTTAACAACAAATTTCATAATTCTTCTTATTGATTTAGAGCACCCCCCGACATGCTCAGCACATTTCTGGCAGGTGAGATAGCTGAGATCATGTTTGGAGCGACACGTCACACAGCTGCAGTGACTACCAGTGACTCATGCAGACAGAAGCATATCCTCATATGAGCCAAATATCGCAGGCTGCCAGAGAGCGCTGGAATCTGGGCACTGGTGTCAGTGGAAACTTTTCTGGTGAAAGGTCAGGGGAAGGAACCAGTCACTTACAAACAAGATAGCAGGTCAAACACTGTTATATCAGAGGGTAAACAAACTGCTCAGGTTGCAAACAGATCGTTGCATTGTCTGCATTCGTGTGAAATCAACAGAGAATATGGATTTGTTGCTTTGTGTTCAGACACGACAACACTGTTTTTCCACATCACGCTGACGATCATTAAATTGGGTCACTACTTGCTAGAGTGCCGAGTGAGCAGATTCTTGTGTGGGTCTGTTcagacgtgtgtgtctgtgtgtaaataaaGCCCAGCAGGAACACAGTAGCCTGGTATGACTTCAAACACGCTGGAGTGGTTTAATGGGCCAATACACCAACTGTACACAGGATGCCCAGTCGACTTGTCATCAGAGGTGTGTTTGCTCAGGAGACACATGGTTAGATACAGGTGAGGTCCGAAAAATGCACGTCCAGCTGTGATGTCATTATTCCAAAAGTCAATCAAGTAGCCGGGCAGTTCGATACACAATTATAATCACTGATGAATTAGTatgaaattataatttaaatcagtggttctcaaatggcACACTTTCAGGGGGTCCGTGAAAGACCATGATATATTGATTTTCTATGTTGACATggtgaaaaacatttttaaacgtAGGTGTGTATTGGACCATGTCAAAATATCCCAAGAGACATAAATGAGGAGGTCCCAagaatattttttctcttttaagtAGTCCTGGGCATAAAAAAATGTGAGAACCTCTGATTTAAATGTTGTGACTGGTTGAGATAAAGTTTAGAAAAAAATTGTACGTTTCATTTCTGACAAACAGATATATGGTTTTCATTTCAATTGTGAATCCGAATAGTATCTATGTCTTAGATTAAGTGGAGTGGAGAAGAAGTACTGATGTTTATACTTAATTACAGTCCAGTAGGGTTTATACTAAAGTAAAGGACACATAGGTAATAGTTACTGCACAGTATTGTACAGCCCCCCCATTGTGGACACTCAGGTAAAATGCAGCATGCTGTCCTCACACTCCCTCGGCACAGCCACTTTGTAGCTGTGGCACGACAGTTTGTAATTGTTTCCATTGTTGTTGTCCCAGTAATCAGATCCTCTCACATGGTAGTGGACGGCAAATTCCAACACAGCTCCTGGCTGCAAAATGAAGGGCGGCACCGGCAGACGAAACCTGAAGGTGTCTGCCTCTGGAGCGCCATTCTCCCCGTGGTTGGCACTCGATACCCAGCATGCACTTGCCTCTGTATGTGTTCTCCAGTTGGTGAAAGAGTAGTGCACTGTGACCTCTTTCTCATAAGCTAGGTTCAGTGCCTGTATGGTGCCTGTGATCCCCTGCTCTGAACACATGACccgctgcagacacacactctgagtgCAGAGACGCTTCTGGAAGTCGGGCTGAGCTTCCATGTTTTCTGGGAAACAGGGTTTGAAGTACGGCAGGGACAGCTCCTGGGACTTCCGAAAAGCCAGCTCAGAGCTCATCAGGAGTCTGAACGTAACGTGTTGGGGGATCAACGGGTGCTCCTGAACTTTGAAGACCTTCACTTCCTCTAACTCCAGGCCCAGCGAGTCCACGAAGCGCACCTGCGGGCTCCTGAGCTCTTTCGTCCTCTCTGCAGACGAAGGTAGAGACTGAGCTCGTTTCCTCATGATCGTCCTCACCGGGGGCTCAGTGGTGGTGCCGGGCGATAAACCGGGCTCTGTCCCTGGGGGGGTTCTGGGTGGAGGAGGGCGGATCCGAACTGGAGGTTTGGGTGATTGAGGCTTAGGGTCATAAATGTCCCGAAGACGGATGGTGGTGGTTTTAGAGTTGGAGACGCTGCTGGAGCCCCTGATGAACTGCAGCTGGACCCCACTCCTCTCACTAGATCCTCTCTGCTGCCATTTGTCACAAGTGTCAGCCATGTTCATCGCATTCAATCACCTTGAGAAACAGACCAACCAATGCATAACCTAATTGTTACATCATTTCACACTACATATGCAAATACCTTCATTACAATCACACATTTCTAGACAAAAGAGCAATTACTTGACAAGACCACCAGTGAAATTCTTATGATCTAAATCTGTGTAAATTTTGCTGTTGAAGAAGGATCAAACCTTTGCGGCAGGCGTCTTCAGTCCTGGTGTCAGGCTGGTGTCTTGCATTGACTTTGGAAGTCGCTCTGAACCCAACTGCTACCAGATGACAGATGAGAGGAGGCAGCCTCTGCCTGATAACGTCAGTAACTCGCCATGAGAAGCCAAGCTCAACATCTCAAgcagaaaaaagaaatagaGCTACTGCAAACTACAGACAGTAGATTATCTGGTTAGACTTGGAAAAGCCCAGCCTGCAGTCGGTGACTGCACCTCAGCCCTGGAGCTCAGCCTTTGACATATAACATGAGACCTTCAGTGGGGATGGGAGGTGTAGAGGGAATATTTATAGCAGGTAGTGGTGGgctgtgtttctgttctttGAAGATGCATAACTGGCTTAAAATACCAGCTACTTACAGTAGTAACATGTAATGAAACCTATTGTCAGACTATTTTAGATTAGAAAACACCGACAAcaccaaaacaatttaaaaaaagatctgtGGGAAATGTGCAACTTTTATTCTGTCGCAGTGTGTCACGCTATCGTATTTCTCTCGTGTCTTGTGTTGGTTTGCATGAGTTGATTATCTCTATGATTTTATTGCAAGATGTACTTTGTCTCATTGTGGGATAATTACAACCATCTAGCTCATCCTACTTATTTACCAGAACTGGAAAAGATAATGCGTTTTTATCCGTCATTATTCTGCCCCAGTTTAGAATTTTTGGTTGGGCATATTTGGACTTATATTTCTCTTCGAATTTTCTAAATCTATTAGTTCCTGTTTGAATTTAAAgcttttgaatcttttattttactcCCTGTCTTTGCCTCCTTTGTGATTGAGATCCTGCTCTTGCCTCAATGTGATACTGGGCATTCACACGCTCCTCAGAATTTCCTGAGTGGTGAGGTTGTTGGTCTGACTTTggcgtgttcatgtgtgtgaatgtggaaaaaacattGACGCTGTAAAcaatgtgttgtatttatgtgttaatGATGTTCAAATATCTTGATACCTCCTTCCAACATCTCCACAATAACAAAGAGCAAAGAGCAAGGATCAGGTTTGACAGACATATAAACATTAAAACCTGCATGTGAATCATATTAATGTCAGTATTTACTAATATGTATAGTGTCGGGTGCTTGTGGGAGATGGACCTACAGTTTACAAAAATTAAACAATTGACAAGTTCACTTCAGAAGCTATAATATTTAAAGCAGATTTATATTAACTCCTTTATAAGCGTCAGCAACTCTCACTCAACCAGACAGGTATCCAACAAAtaagtatattttaaataaaagactgTGACAGTGTGTCTAATATGTCTGCAATACACTTTAAAGAAAACACTGTTGTAGTCAACTTATTACAGCGGTTGCTGGAGAAAATTTTAGGGTTTCATCCTTTTGCATTGAGGACATATGGAATTGTCAGGTCCACTTGCTCTAGAATTCAAGACTGACTCTGCCCATGAGCAGCTGTCCATGTTTAAACTCAACAACGTGGCCAACAGCTCCACATTTTACTCTGATGGTCGTCTCTGTGATGACAGCCTGGCTGCGACACTCTACAAGGTCGTCGTAGAAATACCAGCCAGCTTGGAGAATGCCATGCAGTGATTTACAGCACTGGGGTGATATTACACAGCAGCCTTCACATATTTGTGACAAGAGTGTGGTACAAAGACTGTGTAAAAAAAGCCTTAAAGAAAAATATCACAATCAGATGACATCagaatataaattaaatgaataaaataagtgACCAAACCAAAATGAACACAGGAAATCTGACCCAAGAGCCAAGAAAAATGTATTGACTGATTGTTAAATCAAAAGAAAGGAAGGGTTACACTATGATGAGGAAATCCAGGGTCAAATCAGCGAGTTCTTCTGAAAGTGGCAAACTTTTGCTGCCTATTAATGAATTTCCAAAAAACACTGAGTAAGAAAAAGTGTAAAACAGTGTccaaatgtgtttattattgtgaAAAGGATTAATAAAATATGATCTTTGTCCGAAATTATATTTATGATTTCGTATTTCCCAGAATACTTAAAATCAGCGGACAATACAAATTGACAGAAACACGCGCAGACCAAGCTAAAGGCTTCAGTGCTTAAATCAGAATCTGCTCTGCATTGTACAATCCATGGTCACAAGCCTGCTGGTGGTGGAACGAGTGGAGCAGTTTGCAGTCTGCAGACCGGCTCCAGCATCTCGAGGCCAATTTCCCCAAGTTTGAAACAACTTGTACATTGTTCAACAAGCAGCTTTGTAAACGCTTCCAGGCCCTTTAATACCTCGAGCCCTCATTATTTTCAAGCCAGCTGTCATCCAGCATTCCCCCGAACACTCAGGCTGATTAATGGTGAGACACACTGCATGAGCTAAATgcacagaaaaaagaaacatgccGGTCAGACCAGAGATTCTCAGTATATACGTGATTAAAAATCTTTGACCTCAGCTAATCTATATTTAATACTAAATCAATACTTTTAAGGCCTATTATTACAACGTGTGATTATTTTAGACATTGTTATACTTCTGATCGACTCACAGCCAGCCTGTGGACAATACTATGCTTTATTTGATTTTTCAGAAAGTGCTTTAGTAGAATTTCAAAGCAGGGTATCAACACATCCCGGCTGACTGGATATCTCCTGGACAACTCTGACAAACAGCCACTAGTTTCTGTTGGGAgtgaggagagcaggaggaccTACAAGCAGGAGCCAGGTGAAGGTAACTAACAGAAAGTGTTCTTTAATACCGGCACATATCAATATGAATTAACAAGAGGTTAAAAAGCAGACCATGGTCCAAAAATCAACTAAGTTCAAAGAAGAAAGTGAACACTGAGGAACACTAAGAAACAAGAAATGCAAAAACACGAGTGAAATAAACAAGGAACCAGACGGACAACATGACAAATACAAAGGGAGGCACAGAGactgaacacaggtgaaacacattggGAACAGGTAAAGACCATCACAGGGGCAGGAAAACAGGCCAAAGGCAGGAAATCAAGCTAGAAATACGCAAGGAgcatcatttcaaaataaaacaggaaacagacctCAGAATGGAATAACCTAACAAAAATACATAACACAAGGAAAAACAAATTAGTGGCCATGATCTGAAATGCCAATAAACAGTAAATCCTAAATGTTCTCTCACTGTCTTTCAGAGTTCAGGGGGCAGAGTCATGGCAGTTTCTTGGCTAAAAGTTAAACATCATCACTTGTAACTGTTTTTGGGTCCGGACTTTTTCTAGAGGTTGCCCtttacacagcaggagattgttgttgatgttgaaaaacacaaaatgtgatGTGATCTGGATTTTCAAGGTTGTTTGTGTCGGTGCACTCTGTCATtatctctgctgcttcagccaTCGTAACCATCAGGGTGATATctatcatcaacatcatctgcATTGAAACACAACTTCTTATACCATATAGACTGCATGTAAATATGGATGACAAGACTGCCCCCCACACATTATGAAAGaagttatcacactgatgtagtGCATGTTCAAGTGCAAATTTCtattgtaaattgtttgttcCATCACTTGGCAGTGGAagtggaggaagtgaagacacgtcatccatctttatctacaatCTTTGCTTATACTCTTGTGTGATGTGTCTATGAACACTTTCTCCATTGTACAGTACTGGGGTCCTCTGTGTTCTCTTCTTCATCTACTTCTGTCTCATCTTGTAACTTCACTTACTGTATACGTAGTTTCCCCAATACTCACTTCCTTTGCTACTTCCAACTCACgtttcctcttattttcatcattttcatgCTTTTACAATAATGTCTTTTCTTTAACAGTCTTgtcattaaatgttattttcttgCCAAGGTTTCCAGCACAGGGCTTTTCCAGGGGCAACTATCTTGTCCTCCCTTTTACAACTAAAagaaacacttttattttacagcagaACATAATGTTTAAACTCAAACACTAAAGCTTGTAAAGCTGTTTAAATTACAAAAGCAGGCCAGTGGTGTGAAATATATatagaagattttttttttcattgaatcACTTTTATTTTGCTGTTGTAAGTTTCCTGTTTTATCACTTATGATGACACATGACTGGTGGGTATtgagccttgagataatgtatgttgtgatttggtgctTTGATTTATTCTCTCACCCTGAAGCCACCAGATGATATTCTGTTTGATATGCATTCATAACTTCACCACAGGTCATAGGGGAGGAGAAGCCGGTGAAGGTGGAGGTAGGAGgtcaggtggtggaggagaggagggcgaaAAGGATGAGGCaaatgaagaggtgaggaagtGATGGCTGAACCATGCAGCACCTGAGCCTCCAcagcctccacctgcagcagtggACATTCCATCTACACGCTGGTGATATTGACTTCATTAACTCCTTTGCTCCATGATCACACCACATGGAATCAGAGTTATTTGGCCCATCCTCATTGAAATAAACACTGTAGACAAAACAATGGTAACACCTGTAATGCTATAACTGGACCACAAAATGCAGCCTCCAAAATATAACATATAGGGCTGTTTTAACGCCTCTAAAACAGTTTCATcacaagcaggaagttatatTGGACTACATTTGTTTTAGCTGCAAGGCAACTGGGTTTATATTCTCCTTCTAGTTTTTAattctgtggaaaaaaaaatgttatgtatACCACAATTCATCTCTTTCTCAtaaccaggacacacacacacacacacacacacacacacacacgcgcacacacacacacacacacggacacacacacagttgagaCTAAAAGACTTACTGTACAGAAAATGTGCAGTAAAAAGAGAACAGCCTCAAGCACAGTCAACAGTAGTTTAAAGAACAGTTTGACATCTTGCTCTGCAGTCATCAACTGTATAGAGGAGATAACAGCTCTGCTGCACCAAGCAGAAGTTCTTCAGGACACGTTGCCTTATAGATGAAAGTCAAACAATATCTGGCTCCTGTGGTTGGCAGCAGTCGGGCTTGTATGACCACAGAGCCTTGGCAGCGAGTTCGACCTGaatcagcagctgctgctgtcctgccaacatggaggaggagaagctccaCGTTTCCTCCAGAGAGTCGTCCAGAGTGATCTGCCTCCAGGTGCTGCCCTCACACCTGCTGGCCGGGCTGGGCATGGTGACGGCCGGCCTGCTGCTGGACCAGGCATATGTCAGTGACACGCAGGCTGCTGTTGAATCAGACAACTCCAACGCCAGTTTAAACTACAGTGGGAGAGGTCCAAAGTAATCTGCACCAAAACTCACAAGCAAATGCAAAGCATGGACATGTTTGACTGAACCATTGACTGAAGTCTTATCAGGACGCAGCTAAGTGGAATATGATCTGATCATTATTCCACTTGGATGACGGACTGCCTAATTCTGACAATATAACCATATCTGTCCTttggtgtctctgtctctgtgcctctcaatgtctctgtgtctctctgaactTAACTGGTGCTGTGAGTTtgcaggtcacagtgacctcatcaGTCTGTAAAGGGACCTGGCCCCATGGGAACAAATTAACAGATCCTGGCAAAGTAACAGTAACTGACATTAGCCCTCTAGATTTATATTAAAACAGCTGGCTATGCTGTTGGCACTTTGCCTTTCGACCTTTCGACCTTTCGACCTTTCAGCCTTTTCCTTGTTTACCACTTGTTGTTTTGAAACCAAAAATATTGCCGGTGGCCCCAGAAAGTCTCTTCACCCACAAACAACCACTCTCCACCACCATCATTATTTTTCCAGACCCTTTCACGAGTAAGTTGTATTTTTCCTGACAATTTCACAATGTAAAGTCTATGGAACATAAAGAGTGTGCAGGAGAAAGCAGGATGAACACTAACGTCCATGAGCACCAAATGGAAACAAACCTTTACACTCCAAAACTTGTGTAGATACTATTTGCAGCCTTgttgagaaaaatataaatgcatATATATGGATCTTAGGTTTGCTAAAAGTTATACTAAcccaaactttgaataaaacttGTTTTAAAGTTTGTAAACACTTCTTTCGGTGTAGATAGAGAGTCTAACCTTCTCTGTATTGTGATTGTTTATCCATGGCAGTAAATAGACAGTTCCTCCAGCTAACTTAAATCAGATAGCAGTTGATGACAGTCTGAAAAGTGATATTATTTTTCCATTCGAACATATTTGGGCTCCATTAAATCTGCTAAAAAAGGATGCACAGGGGGCAAGGAGCTTGAATCAAAAGACAACCCCCTTTTCCCCCTGTACATCTGAATCATcacaacagagctgcagtgaatCTTCAGTGACATTGAGACGTGATGACAGAGCGGCAGCTACAGAGGCCATAGAGACATAACTGTATGTGAAAGGAAAGGACAGGTTCAGGAAGCTCTGCATCACTCGTGTTTTCTCTGGACCGACTTTGACTTGAGTTAGGATTCTGTCTGCAGACCTTTAACCCCTTATTGCCTGAAGGAAAACTCTTCTTATTCCACCGAGCCATCAAATTAGTGTGTGTGCAAACGCCATATACACTCAGGTACAGCCGCACTGTTCGTACTAGCTGTTGCTTCATAATCCAAATTACAGGCAGCAGTCAGAGGGGGGAGCTGCAGGCAGTGGAGCAACTATTCTGAGTCATGTCTCAAGGACACTGTTCAGCTgagtcactctgtgtgtgtgtgtgtgtgtgtgtgtgagtaggtgtttgtgtgtgtatgtgcgtatGTGTATGTGCTTATGTTCCTTCCATCTATTTGCATGTATTTGCATTATATAATGGAAAGAAAAGGGCAAAGAGGCGAAAACAAGAACAAAGTGTCAGaatgtgacttttttttatcatcctaTTACAAGCAGCAGTTTGAGTGTATGTGGAGGCTACTATGTTATAAACTGTACAATGCAAATATTGACATTATCTTTTAATGGGATAGCAAATGGTATGAGAATAGTAACGGAACAGACAGGTGAGTGACGTAATGAAACGTCACCCTGAAAAGGTCCAGGTCGTGACTGCCTGTGTTCTCTCCAGTCGAGCAGGACAAACTGTGTCCTGTACACGCATCAGCAGCACCACGTGTCGGTGACAGGTacggcacctgctgctgctcacagtgCGTCAGCCACTCATAGTGAGGACATCGAGGAGCAGGGGAAGGAGGAGCTGTTATCAAAGCACACAGCTGCAGCATCCTCTGAGTCTCAAAACCAGGAGCAGCAGGACAACTGAAGAAGAGGACTCCTGATACAGCGCGGTCCCCTCGCTAGAACGCAGACGTCTGCAgcatccccctcctctctccctctctctctctctcagacacacacaaacaggcttgTCTCCATCACAGAGAGCCGTCACGACTCATCTATCCAATCAGAGAGAAGAACCCTGGCAGGGACTACCACAAGCTCCATACTTCTTCAGTCCCACCGTCTATCAGTGACCCAACTCCC
It encodes:
- the ppp1r3db gene encoding protein phosphatase 1, regulatory subunit 3Db, with protein sequence MADTCDKWQQRGSSERSGVQLQFIRGSSSVSNSKTTTIRLRDIYDPKPQSPKPPVRIRPPPPRTPPGTEPGLSPGTTTEPPVRTIMRKRAQSLPSSAERTKELRSPQVRFVDSLGLELEEVKVFKVQEHPLIPQHVTFRLLMSSELAFRKSQELSLPYFKPCFPENMEAQPDFQKRLCTQSVCLQRVMCSEQGITGTIQALNLAYEKEVTVHYSFTNWRTHTEASACWVSSANHGENGAPEADTFRFRLPVPPFILQPGAVLEFAVHYHVRGSDYWDNNNGNNYKLSCHSYKVAVPRECEDSMLHFT